AGCAAGATCTTCGATTTAAAACTGGCACATGTACCCGAAGGCCGTCATATTTTCCCCCAGATGACCGTAGAGGAGAATCTGGAAATGGGGGCATTTACCGATGGAAAAGACATGGCGGCCAATATGGCAGATGTATTTGATCGTTTTTCCCGTTTAAAAGAACGGAAAAAACAGTTGGCAGGAACCTTATCCGGCGGTGAACAGCAGATGCTTGCCGTAGGCCGGGCTCTTATGGCAAAACCCAAGATGATCCTGATGGATGAACCGTCCATGGGACTTTCTCCATTGCTGGTAAAGGAAATCTTTTCTATCATCAGAGAAGTGAACAAAAAAGGAATCACCATTCTGCTTGTGGAACAGAATGCAAAAATGGCTCTATCTATATCAAACAGAGCCTATGTTATGGAGACTGGGAAGATTACCATGGAAGGTGATGCCGGAGAACTGCTAAAGGATGACAGGGTAAAGAAGGCATATCTTGGACAATAGGAGGATACGATTATGGATGAGAAGAAGTATTTTGCCATTGCCATCACTCGTACCTGCGGAAGCGGAGGCGGAAGCTTCATCGGTAAAAAACTGGCGGCTGATTACGGGATCGATGTGTATGACAGAAAGCTTTTGCGTCTGGCATCAGAAGACAGCGGAATCAATGAGGTGATATTTGCAAATGCAGATGAAAATACGAAAAAAACTTTTTTATACCGTGCCTCAAGAAGAGTCTACAGTGGCGAAGTCATTCCAAAGGAAAGCGGCAATTTTTTATCGGATCAGAACCTTTTTAATTATCAGGCAAAGGTTCTGCAGGAGCTTCTTCATCATGAATCCTATGTCTGCATCGGCCGGGCAGCGGATTTTGTCTTAAGGGATGAGCCCAATGTAGTATCCGTGTATCTGGATGCCCCCTATGAATTCCGCTTAAAACGAGAGATGGAGCGGCAGGGAATATCCGAACAGGAGGCTGCAAGGTATATAGACAGACTGGATAAATACAGGAATTCCTATTATATGTACCATACTGGAAGGCAGTGGAAGAACCCTGAAAATTATGACCTTTGTCTGAATACGGAAAGTCTGGGGCTGGATCATTGTGTGGAATTAATTAAGAAATTTATGGAGTTAAAATTTGGGATTTGTTCCAGTGAAAAGGAGATATTATGAAAGAGCTTGCTTATTATGATGGAAGGATCGGAGCCCCTGAGGAATTGATGGTTCCCTTTCAGGACCGGGTTCATTTTTTTGGAGATGGAG
This genomic stretch from Lacrimispora sphenoides harbors:
- a CDS encoding ABC transporter ATP-binding protein, with protein sequence MLKVKDLAVSYGAIEAIHGASLEVHDGEIVSLIGANGAGKTTILRTISGLKKADKGEILFDGVNLLKTEPSKIFDLKLAHVPEGRHIFPQMTVEENLEMGAFTDGKDMAANMADVFDRFSRLKERKKQLAGTLSGGEQQMLAVGRALMAKPKMILMDEPSMGLSPLLVKEIFSIIREVNKKGITILLVEQNAKMALSISNRAYVMETGKITMEGDAGELLKDDRVKKAYLGQ
- a CDS encoding cytidylate kinase-like family protein, with the protein product MDEKKYFAIAITRTCGSGGGSFIGKKLAADYGIDVYDRKLLRLASEDSGINEVIFANADENTKKTFLYRASRRVYSGEVIPKESGNFLSDQNLFNYQAKVLQELLHHESYVCIGRAADFVLRDEPNVVSVYLDAPYEFRLKREMERQGISEQEAARYIDRLDKYRNSYYMYHTGRQWKNPENYDLCLNTESLGLDHCVELIKKFMELKFGICSSEKEIL